The region TACGGTCTTGCCACCATGTGCATTGGTTTTGGCCAAGGTATTGCCACCATTTTTGAAAGACCATAAAAAAGAGCCGCAATAGCGGCTCTTTACTCTTAGGAAGACTGGTCGTGTTATTTTTTCTTGGTAGGACGAACCCAACCAGAAATGCGGCGCTCTTTAGCGCGAGTAATCACTAACTCACCTTCATTGTTGATATCTTTAGTGACAGTAGTTCCTGCACCAATGGTCACACCATTAGCAACATTTACAGGAGCCACCAGCTGAGTGTCAGAGCCAACAAAGACATCATCACCTATGATGGTCTTATGTTTATTCGCGCCATCATAGTTACATGTAATGACACCAGCACCAAGGTTAACACGTTGACCAATTTCTGCGTCACCAACATAAGTGAGGTGGTTGGCTTTTGAGCCTTCACCTAAACGAGCATTTTTCACTTCAACAAAGTTACCTACGTGTGAATCATTACGTAGATCAGCTCCTGGACGAAGACGAGAGAATGGACCAACTGAACAGTTTTCACCAACAGTCGCATTTTCAATCACGCTGTATGGGCGAACAACCGTGTTATCATCAATTTCACAGTCAGTTAGTACACAACCAGCACCGATAACCACATTATCACCAAGAGTCACTTTACCTTCGATGATCACGTTGACATCGATCTCGACATCTTTACCGCACTGCAACTCACCGCGCAAATCAAAACGAGATGGGTCGCGTAGCATTACGCCTTGAACTAGCAATTTATTCGATTGATCAAGTTGATATGCACGCTCTAAACGCGCAAGTTGAACGCGATCATTAACGCCTTCAACTTCAATAGGATTAACTG is a window of Vibrio porteresiae DSM 19223 DNA encoding:
- the glmU gene encoding bifunctional UDP-N-acetylglucosamine diphosphorylase/glucosamine-1-phosphate N-acetyltransferase GlmU gives rise to the protein MKFSAVILAAGKGTRMHSALPKVLHTLAGKPMVKHVIDTCGGIGVDNIHLVYGHGGELMQKTLADESVNWVLQAEQLGTGHAVNQAAPYFEQDEKVLILYGDVPLISEETLESLLEAQPEGGIALLTVVMDNPTGYGRIVREKDSVVAIVEQKDASEEQKAIREINTGVMVATGGDLQRWLSGLKNNNAQGEYYLTDVIAAAHADGRIIQAVHPVNPIEVEGVNDRVQLARLERAYQLDQSNKLLVQGVMLRDPSRFDLRGELQCGKDVEIDVNVIIEGKVTLGDNVVIGAGCVLTDCEIDDNTVVRPYSVIENATVGENCSVGPFSRLRPGADLRNDSHVGNFVEVKNARLGEGSKANHLTYVGDAEIGQRVNLGAGVITCNYDGANKHKTIIGDDVFVGSDTQLVAPVNVANGVTIGAGTTVTKDINNEGELVITRAKERRISGWVRPTKKK